From the genome of Candidatus Ruthia magnifica str. Cm (Calyptogena magnifica):
CGTTACCTACATTGGGCTTTTTTAATTGTTCAATGGAGGATAATGTATTGAGTGGATTTGAAAATTTAGGGCCTTCGCCTTCTAAAAAATACAAGCCTAAGCCCATTGCATCAGGAATAGTTAAAATATCTGAGAATAAAATTGCTGCATCTAAATCAAAACGATCAATAGGCTGCATAGTGACTTCACATGCCAGCTCAGGTGATTTACATAACGTTAAGAAATCACCTGCTTTTATACGTGTTTCTCTATATTCTGGTAAATAACGACCTGCTTGGCGCATCACCCAAATAGGCGTGCGTAAAGTAGGTTTTTTTAATAAGGCATTAATATAATCAAACAACATGAGCCTTCAATATAAAAAGTAAACGCTGTAATTATAATGATTTTGATTGTATATCTTTATCAACCAGTGGAAAGCAACTTTCGCAGTTTTTTTATTGAATTTTGTATTTTTATCTCTTAAAACTAGCATAACGCGATTTAAACTTCTCAACACGACCAGCGCTATCCATAATCTTTTGCTTACCTGTATAAAAAGGATGACAATTAGAGCATACATCTAAGTATAGCTCTCTTTTGTCAAGAGTTGAACGTGTCTCAAAAACATTGCCACACGAGCAAGTTACTTCAACATCATTGTAATTAGGATGAATATCTGTTTTCATGTTATGTAAACCATTTCTAATAATAAAAGAGAACAAATTATATGCTATTTGAAACTTATTCATATGCTATTTTTACTTGTTTCTTAGACGCGCAGCATTGCCAATCACAATTAATGAACTAATCGGCATAACAATGGCTGCAAATAGTGGCGTAACCTTTGCCATCATAGCTAATGGTACCATAAAAGCATTGTATAGTAACGCAAAAATAATATTTTGTTTAATAGTGTTGTTAGTGTGTTTTGCTAAATTAATCAGCTCAATAATTGAACTAAGTGTGGGTTTTAAGATAACTAAATCTGCACTATTAATCGACACATCACTACCTGCACCAATCGCAATACTAATATCAGCCTGTACCAAGGCAGGTGCATCATTCACACCATCACCCACCATAAGCACCGTATGATTTTGTTGCAATTGTTTTATATAATCAGCCTTATCTTTTGGCAAGGCCTGCGCAATTACATGTTCAATCCCCAGTTTTGAGGCAATTGTTTGGGTGACTATTTCGCTATCACCACTTAATATACTCACTTGTTTACCTATGAATTTAAGCTGATTAACAACCTCAGCAGTATCTGATTTAATTTGATCTTTTAAAGCAATAAAACCCAATACATTAGATTCGTTAGCACACCAAATACAGATCACACCTTGTTGTCCTAGTAGTCTGGATTTATTTAACAAATTAGCATCCACTTGATGTTTGATATCTACATAAGACAAATCACCGATTTTATAACTTTGCTGATTAATAACACCGCGTACACCCTGGCCATGATCGGCATAAAACTCACTCACTTCTAAAGTACTATTGGCCATATCGACGCCAACAATTGCTTTAGCTAAAGGGTGTTCAGAATGCTTTTCAATGCTGACCATGATATTGATAAAATTGATTTTATCAATCAAAGTTTCAATATGACTGATACTAAATTCACCCTTGGTGAGTGTGCCAGTTTTATCAAAAACAACCCAATCTACCTTGCCTAGCACCTCAAATACGTCATTATTTTTAATGAGTATTTTTTTTTTAATTGCCGCGCCACTTGCAACTGCAATACTCATTGGCGTAGCCAACCCAAACGCACAAGGACAGGTGATAATTAGCACACTGGTGGCACTTAACAATGCCAAATCAAAATCATATGGATACCAATAAATAAAAGTTACTATTGCTAAAAAAATAGTCGTACCAACAAAATAGGGAATAACCTTATCCAGTGTGCAAATAATTGAGCTCTTATTGTACTGCATGCTTTCAACCAAGCTAACAATTTGCCCTAAAGCCGAATTATTTAAAGTTTTTGTTACCCTAATCATAAGACTACCACTGGTATTAATCGAACCAGAAAAAACTTCATCACCAAATTGCTTCCTAACTAATAAAGACTCTCCTGTTAATAGTGACTCATCCACTTCACTATCACCTGATAAAACAATACCGTCCACCGCTAAACGTTCTGCAGGCTTAATCAACACAGTCTCATCTATTTTAATTGCACCTACTGGTGTAATTTTTACCTCGTCTTTACTGACCACATAAGCAACCTTAGGTTGTAACTGTTGCAAAGCGTTAGAAGCCGATAGCGTGGATTTTTTGGCTGAACCTTCAAAATAACGACCAATTAAAATCACAAAGATAAAATTAACTACCGTATCAAAATATACCTCATTTTTAGTAGACACCCCCAATAGCACATACACAGAATAAAAATACGTACTCAACACCCCAATACTAATCGGCACATCCATATTCATAAAACAATTTTTAAGCCCAAAAAAAGCATTTTTAAGAAACGGCATGCCCGCATAAAATAAAGTAGGTGTGGCCAATGTAAAACCCAGCCACTGAAAATAATTATGATATTCCCCACCTGCTGCACCTGTATACATGGCAATTGAAATCCACAATAAATTCATCATCGTAAATGCGCTAAAACTAATACGATAAAGCATGGCTTTATTAGCTTTATTGGCAATAGACTCGGCTATATTTTGCTCGTACGGCATAGCTGCATATCCAAGATCTGCTAATCTTTTCATAATAACAGACAGTTGAATATCAACATCAACCCAACTAAGACGAATACGCTTATTAATTAAACTTACTCGCACCCAAATAATCCCATCAAGTGTACCAATTGCTCTTTCAATTAGCCACACGCAAGCAGCGCAATGAATGGTATCGCTAATCAGAATGATAGTTTTAGTCCTCTCATCAGAAAGCTCTAAAAAAGACTGTTGAAAAGCATCTGCATCATAAAATTCTACTGGATATTCCAAATCAACAGCAGGCAGCAATGAATTGGTTTGTTGATGATAAAAAGAACCCAAACCGTTCAAATAAATAGTTTGACATACGTTTGCACAGCCAGCACAACAAAAGTCTTTTTGCTTGTTTTCAATCGACATTTGGACTTTATTATGGTTAGTAACTTCTAATCCACAGTGATAACAGACATTGCTCATGGTGGTTGATTTTATTGTATTTATGCCTCTAAGCGTTTACAATATCAGCCCAGACTTATTAACTTTGATACAATTTATGCAACACATAAAACAACGATTTTTTAATGATGACTAGTCGCCCCTCTTGCTTTTTAAACAAAAAGCTATACTCTGCACTTTTTAGGCATATAAATCAACCCTTTGCACCTACCACTGTGCATAAATTTTCCATAAAACTTGTAACACTACTTAGTTTGTTATTAATTAGTACTCAAAGTATCTCTAAATCACCAATTCGTCTTTACAAACAATACCTAATTGGCACGCCAAAAGTATATTTACAAAAGTCGTACCCATTAAAAGATTGCTCTGCAAAATACGAAAAAGGAACACTGTGCATGCAAAAACATTCATTAGCCGGAGAAGAAGCTGAAATTGCTTTTCGATTCTTAAACGACAGGCTTATATCAATTGTTCTAATAATGCCACTAGCTGATATCAGCAAAGTTAAGAAAATATTCTATGCACTAAAAACGCAGTTTGATTTAGTATTAATCGAACAAGGCAATAATAAATTAGATATTATCAAAATTAGCACCAACACTTTTAACAAGCATAAACTTGCTAAAATAATTGCTGATTTTGAAAATGAAGCCTACCAAAAACACAATATTAAATACACATTCATCAGTAAAAAGGATTTTATTATTCAATCACGTAAATCACGCAATTTTACTGATATTTTTAAGAATACACCCATGCAAATGCGCGCCGCAACTTACAGCATAGTCTGGAAAAATAGGCAAGTGATTGGCACTATTAGTTTTATTGTGCCTAATATTACTCAATCTTATCTTGATCAAAACCCAATTGTAGAGGACTTCTAGGCTATTTTATGAAAAATATTCACGCTATTATTTTGGCCGCAGGCAAAGGCTCGCGTATGAACTCATCTAAACCAAAAGTTTTGCAAACCTTATCAAATAACACCTTATTGGGGCATATTTTGTCTCAAGTTAAAGGCTTGTGCGATAAAGTTCATGTAGTTTATGGCTTTGAAGGCAACCAAGTACAACGAAAAATTAACGATTCCAATATCAACTGGGTAGAGCAAACCGAACAGTTAGGTACTGGACACGCCGTTGCTCAAGCAATGCCACATATTGAGGACAATTCAATTTCACTCATATTATATGGTGATGTTCCTCTGATTAAAAAATCCACACTAGCTGATTTAATTCATAAAGCACAACAAAGTGGCCTTTCTTTATTGTCTGTAATTTTAGACAATCCAACTGGATATGGACGTATCATTCGTAAAGACAAGCAAATACAAGCCATTGTTGAACAAAAAGATGCAACTAATACGCAACTAAATATTAATGAAGTGAATACGGGCATTATGGCTGTTCACTCACAATTATTAAAACAGTATTTAAGCAAAATCAACTCAAGCAACGCCCAAGGAGAGCTTTATTTAACCGATATTATTGCTTGCGCAATCACTGATGGACAAATTGTTTCATCCATTATTAGCAAAAATAAATTTGAGATAGCGGGTGTAAATGATAAAGTACAATTGGCAGAATTAGAACGTATTTTCCAAATAAATCAAGCAACACAATTTATGCAACAAGGGCTTAGTTTAAAAGACCCAAATAGGTTTGATTGTCGAGGTGTATTCACCTTTGGGAAAGATTGCGAGATTGACATTAACGCGCTCATTGAAGGCGAGGTAGTACTAGGAGACAATACTATAATTGCACCGAATTGTATTATAAAAAACTCCAAAATAGGCAATTGTATATCAATTTTATCAAACTGCGTTATTGAAGATTGCGTTATTGAAGATGGCGCCACTATTGGTCCATTTGCACGCATTCGTCCAAACACTCACATCAAAACTTATGCCAAAATTGGTAATTTTGTTGAAGTTAAAAAGTCCATCATTGGTGAAAACACCAATGTTTCTCATTTAAGCTATATAGGCGATGCCATTATCGGCAAGAACGTCAACATTAGCGCTGGTGTCATAACTTGTAATTACGATGGTATTAACAAACATCAAACCATCATTGGCGATGGTGCATTCATTGGTTCTGATTCTCAACTAGTTGCACCCATCAAAATTGGTAAAAATGCCACAATTGGTGCAGGTTCCACCATCACTAAAGCAGCACCTGATAATCAATTAAGTTTAAGTCGTACCAAACAAATCAGCCTAAAAAATTGGCAACGTCCGACTAAAAAATAAATGCACTCTGTCTCACATTTAACATAGGCTTAAATATCTTTAAGATAGGTTTTTTATAAATAGTCAGGGCTTATGTGATCCTATCATTTTTTCTTGACGCCTCTTGTTAAGATTTATTTAAATAAAATTTATAGCGCTTTAAACAACTCATTTTAAAAAAGATACAAATTGATACTATCAAAACAACCTTCTTAGGGGATATTTTTTATTTTTCAAATAAATTAAAATTCAATGCCTTCAATTTGTGCAATAGTATGAATATCCTTATCACCACGGCCTGAAAGGTTAATAATGATATGTTTATCTTTACCTAATTCTTTTGCAAGTTTAATACCATAAGCCACAGCATGAGAAGATTCCAATGCTGGCAAAATACCTTCAACTTTGGTGAGTACATGAAATGCTTCTAATGCCTCTTTATCAGTAATTGCCACGTATCGTGCACGCCCACTATCTTTTAAATATGCATGTTCTGGACCAACACCAGGATAATCAAGACCTGCCGAGATTGAATGTCCTTCAATAATTTGTCCATTTTCATCTTCCATTAAATAAGTACGATTACCGTGTAAAACACCCACACTACCTGCACAAAGTGGAGCGGAATGTGCAGTTGGACCTTTTTCTAAACCATATCCTGCTGCCTCAACACCATAGATTTCAACTGAGGCGTCATCAATAAATGCATGAAACAAACCAATCGCATTTGAACCACCACCCACACAAGCTACCAAAACATCAGGCAAACCACCCACTTGTGCAGCAAATTGTACTTTTGTTTCTTTACCAATAATACTTTGAAAATCTCGTACCATCATTGGGTAAGGATGTGGACCTACGACTGTACCAATAATATAGAACGTATCATCAATATTCGTCACCCAATCGCGCATCGCTTCATTAATTGAGTCTTTAAGTGTTTTTGAACCTAAAGTAACTGGAATAACCGTAGCACCTAACAACTTCATGCGAAAAACGTTGAGCGCTTGGCGAGCCACATCCACCTCACCCATATAAACCACACATTCTAGCCCCAGACGCGCTGCAACCGTTGCCGTTGCCACTCCATGCTGACCAGCACCCGTTTCAGCAATAATGCGTGTTTTACCCATACGCTTAGCAAGTAGTGCCTGACCAATGGTGTTGTTAATTTTATGTGCACCCGTATGATTTAAATCTTCACGTTTAAGATAAATCTGAGCGCCATCCAATTTCTTGCTTAAATTTTGTGCATGATAAAGTGGCGTTTCACGACCTACATAATGCTTTAAATCCTGTTCAAACTCACGAATAAAATCTTCATCATCTTTAAACTTAGCATAAGCATCTTTGAGTTCAGTAACAGCTATCATGAGTGTTTCTGCAGTAAAAATACCGCCATATTGCTCAAAATGACCCTTATCATCTGGTAAATTGTAACTACTCATAGATTTGCTTTTTGCATAAATTGTTTAATCTTGTTAATATCTTTAATACCTTTTTCACTTTCAACACCACTTGACACATCAACCGCATAAGGATGTACTTGGTCAATAGCATCAGCCACCGTATTAGGGCTAATCCCGCCCGCTAAAATAATAGGCAGATTAATATCAACTTTAGCCAAGTGCCAATCAAAATGCTCGCCTGTACCGCCATAAATATTTTTGTTAAACGTATCTAATAACAAACCACTAGCCTGATGGTACTCATCTGCCATTTTAGTGATATTAGTATGCTCATTCACACGCAAAGCCCTAATAAACGGCATGGCATATTGAGCGCACTCATGTGCTGACTCATCGCCATGAAATTGCAAAGTATCCAGTGGCACTTCACACAATACTTCATCAATAAAGTATGCATCCGCATTCACAAACAAGCCCACACGATTCACAAAGGGGGGTAATACGCTTACAATATCAATCGCAGTTTCGATATCAACACAACGTGGAGATTTGTCATAAAACACCAAGCCAATTGCATCAATACCAAGTATGGTAGCTTGATTGGCATTATCTGCATTAGTAAATCCACAAACCTTAATCTTCATTACTTACCCTCAGCATCTAATTTTGCTTTAATCTTATCTCTATCAACCCACCAATCATCAGCCACTAACTGGTCAATAGCACCTGAAAGTTTTTTCAAAAATACTTTTGGCTTGTCTAATTGTAAGGTTTTACGCCATAAATCAAAAGCTGATTGATTAGTAACATGAGAATGCTCACCCGCAACAGATGCCATCATTTGTGATGCAAAAAAAGTTAAATCATCATCCGCACCACAACGCATGGAAGTAATATAATTCGCCGTTGCAGCGGCAATAGCGCAAGTATCTGCCTCTTTTGGCGACTCCTCAACCAAATATTGTAACATTACAACAGTCAACTCTGGGTTAATTGGAAAGGTAACACCTAACCACAACGCATGACCTAAGGCTTTCAAAGCATCTGGTCCTTCGGATAAAAACATTACATCACAGGCTTCAACCGCCAACTCCCAAAGCTCATTATCCCTTGCGATATCAAAAGCACTAAATGCCTTTTTCCAAGCATCTGAACCCTTATAACGCTCAATTTGGATTCTACCAATCTCTAATAAATTTTTAATTTTCTTCTCAGCAGGCGTATCTGCAGTTTGCGCTTGGATTTGTTTTTCAAAAAAATCCAGTCTAGACTGAAGTTGCTCTTCATTGGCATATAAATCCTCACCACTTTCAGCATCAAAAATCTGCCCTTTATTTAAGTATTTTCCCATCAGCTGTTTCCTAATAAAAGGCCGCCTCTAAACGGTCCTCCCAATTATCAGGCACATCCACATAATCAGGCTTCACATCCATCTTAAAAAACCGCTCATTGGATACTTTAGACACTTGCTTCAAAACTATAACCAACACCTCAAAACTTTCAACCTGTGGATTAGCAATAATTACTTCACTCAACAATAACATTTTACCATATATTCATATAAATATCTTTGATTCATGATTTGTATACAATCTTCATATTCATCTACCTTTCCAGCAAGAAAATTTTTTACCATTAACTTGACTGTATCTACACATAAATTCTGTAAATTTTCTATTAAAATAAAGTTGGTTGGTTATTTATTGTTATCAATATATTCATATCCAATATCTAAACAATCGACTTCAAACAGTTCATCCTTTTCATCAAAATCTGAACATATAATTTTGAATAGAAAATAAAAATTATAATTACATTCTATATATTTAATACTTGTTCTTTTATAATCTTCTTATTTGCCTTATTTTATATTTTCCACGACTTTGAAATTCAAGATAATTTTTATCTCTTAAAATTTATAACTATTACCTTACCATTGCTTGAATATTATTATTTTCTGTATATTTCAACTTTAAAAATTTCTAAAATTGATAAATACCGTTCAAATTAAAACTATTTTTATCATAATTCAAAAAAGCTTAGGTTTAAGTCATTTTACAATCCTTCTATCATTGTTAAATATACACCATCAATAATTTTATTTATCCAGCTTTCACTTAAAGCCATTATTTTTTGAGAATTACTATTATATACATTGGCAATAGATGAATAAAGATTCAAACTCATTGTTACTTTGGAAGTAGTGTTTTCAAAGATCGGCATAATTCATAATTAAAACTGAATCTATTTTTTAATAACTTTTTTCTTTTTTCTAGGCTTAGCTTTGGCCTTTATTTTTCCAGAAACGGCTTTTTTGCATTCTTTAAGAGTTAAGTCGACTGGATTTTTATTGCCGAAGACTTTTTTAATGGTGATATTTTTTTGACCTTTTCCTTTCTTTTTTCCGTTCCAGATATAAGGGCCAAAGCGGCCTTTGAGGACTTTGATATTGGAATCATCAAAGGTTTTAATTATACGTTCGGCGTCGAATTTCTCTTTATAAGCAATCAATTCTAGTGCTTTTTCTAGGCTAACTTTTTCTGGGATATCTTCTTTGAGTGAAACGTATTTTTTGTCATATTCGATGTAAGGGCCAAAGCGGCCATAGTTGGCTTTTATGGTGCCAAAATCATCAGTTTCTCCGACGGTACGTGGCATATTGAATAATTCTAAAGCTTCATCAAGAGTGATACTTTCAATGTCTAATGAGTCTCTGAGTGATGCAAAAATTGGTTTATCTTCGTCGTCTTTATGGCCGATTTGGGCGAAAGCACCGTATCTACCAAAACGTACGCTAACGAGTTTACCACTTTTTGGATCTGTACCGAGTTCACGCATGCCGTGTGTTTCTTCTCTGGAAATATCAGCAGCATCTTCTATTTTTTTATGAAAAGGAGTATAAAAATTCTTAACCACACCTTGCCACGAAATATTTTGTGTGGCAATGGCATCAAAATCATTTTCAAGTTTAGCAGTGAATTCATAATCAATGATATTATTAAAATATTTGACTAAAAAATCGGTGAGTAAATAAGCAACATTAGTTGGAAATAGTTTATTTTTTTCAGCACCAGTTACTTCACTTGGTTGTGATTGAATGATTTGGTTGTCTTTGATTTCAATAAGTTGATACCCACGCTCCACACCTTCTCTAGTCTCTTTTGTGACATAATTTCTGTCTTGTACTGTAGATACCATAGTGGCAAATGTTGAAGGCCTGCCGATACCCATTTCTTCAATTTTTTTCACCAATGAAGCTTCAGTATAACGTGGCTTGGCCCTTGAAAAACTCTCCCTGGCTTTAAAACTAGCTAAACTCAACATATCTTCCTTGTTTAAATCAGGTAATAATTTATTTTCTGACGAGAAATAATCATAAACTCTTAAAAACCCTGGAAATGTCAATATTTCGTCATTAGCTAAGAATTTTTCATCAAGCCCTGAAATATTGATTTTTATTTGAGTTTTTTGTAATTGAGCATCACTCATTTGGCAAGCCAACGTGCGTTTGTAAATAAGGCTATACAATTTAGCGGCTTGATCTTCAATACCAAAAATACTAGGCTTAGTTAAATTAGTTGGACGAATTGCCTCGTGTGCCTTTTGTGCGCTTGTATCTTTGGTTTTATATCTTCTTATGTGATGATATTCACTGCCAAATTCTTTTACAATAATTTGACCAGTTACATCAATTGCTATTTCTGAAAGCGTAAATGAATCGGTTCGCATATAAGTAATAAAACCTTCACGATACAAATTTTGCGCCAAGGTCATGGTCTGTTTAACTGAAAAGCCTAATTTTTGAGAAGCTTCTTGTTGTAAAGTCGAAGTAATAAAGGGTGGTTTTGGTGAACGTTTATAGGACTTTTTCTCAATTGATGTAACGGTTAAATTGGCTGATAAAAAGGCATTAATAAAATCCAACACTTTCTTTTTAGATTCAAACTCTTTGCTCAGTTTAACCTCAAACAACCCACCACCTTCACTCGTCAGTTCTGCTTTAACTTTATAAGTAGAATTTGTGATATGTTGGCTAATTTCTCGCTCTCGTTCGACAACAAGGCGCATCACTGGAGATTGCACCCTACCAGCGGAACGTGCACCCGAAATTTTGCGCCATAGAACAGGAGATATTTCAAAACCCACCAATCTGTCAATAATACGGCGTGCTTGTTGAGCATCAACAAGCTGATAATCAACCGTTCTAGGCTCTACAATAGCATGAGTAATTGCACTTTCGGTAATCTCATGAAAGACAATTCTTGGAGTGTCTTTGGGTAAATTGAGCGCTTCTAGTAAATGCCAAGCAATGGCTTCACCTTCGCGATCCTCATCCGTTGCGAGATAGACTTTTTCTGCTGCTTTTACAGCCTTACGTAAATCAGCGACAACTTTTTTCTTATCCGTGGTAATTTCATAGGTGGGGGCAAAATTGTTTTCAATATCAATGCCCATATTTTTCTTGGGCATGTCACGAATGTGACCAATACTAGATTTAACGCTAAAGCCCTTGCCTAAAAACTTTTCAATGGTTTTAGCTTTAGCAGGAGACTCAACAATAACAAGATTTTTTTCCATTATTGAATAGTGCGATTGTCATCAAGAAACACGATAGATTCTAGCCATTGCGCTGATATTTCGTTATCAACACTATTACCTAATACCATCATAACTACCCATTTAAGATCTTCTAAAGAGATACTGGCACTACCCAATGACATAATTTGATCAATAATCATTTCTCTCTGATTGGCATCTAATTGTCCAATATTTTCCATAAACAACAAAAATC
Proteins encoded in this window:
- the rpmE gene encoding 50S ribosomal protein L31, translated to MKTDIHPNYNDVEVTCSCGNVFETRSTLDKRELYLDVCSNCHPFYTGKQKIMDSAGRVEKFKSRYASFKR
- a CDS encoding heavy metal translocating P-type ATPase, whose protein sequence is MSNVCYHCGLEVTNHNKVQMSIENKQKDFCCAGCANVCQTIYLNGLGSFYHQQTNSLLPAVDLEYPVEFYDADAFQQSFLELSDERTKTIILISDTIHCAACVWLIERAIGTLDGIIWVRVSLINKRIRLSWVDVDIQLSVIMKRLADLGYAAMPYEQNIAESIANKANKAMLYRISFSAFTMMNLLWISIAMYTGAAGGEYHNYFQWLGFTLATPTLFYAGMPFLKNAFFGLKNCFMNMDVPISIGVLSTYFYSVYVLLGVSTKNEVYFDTVVNFIFVILIGRYFEGSAKKSTLSASNALQQLQPKVAYVVSKDEVKITPVGAIKIDETVLIKPAERLAVDGIVLSGDSEVDESLLTGESLLVRKQFGDEVFSGSINTSGSLMIRVTKTLNNSALGQIVSLVESMQYNKSSIICTLDKVIPYFVGTTIFLAIVTFIYWYPYDFDLALLSATSVLIITCPCAFGLATPMSIAVASGAAIKKKILIKNNDVFEVLGKVDWVVFDKTGTLTKGEFSISHIETLIDKINFINIMVSIEKHSEHPLAKAIVGVDMANSTLEVSEFYADHGQGVRGVINQQSYKIGDLSYVDIKHQVDANLLNKSRLLGQQGVICIWCANESNVLGFIALKDQIKSDTAEVVNQLKFIGKQVSILSGDSEIVTQTIASKLGIEHVIAQALPKDKADYIKQLQQNHTVLMVGDGVNDAPALVQADISIAIGAGSDVSINSADLVILKPTLSSIIELINLAKHTNNTIKQNIIFALLYNAFMVPLAMMAKVTPLFAAIVMPISSLIVIGNAARLRNK
- the glmU gene encoding bifunctional UDP-N-acetylglucosamine diphosphorylase/glucosamine-1-phosphate N-acetyltransferase GlmU, with amino-acid sequence MKNIHAIILAAGKGSRMNSSKPKVLQTLSNNTLLGHILSQVKGLCDKVHVVYGFEGNQVQRKINDSNINWVEQTEQLGTGHAVAQAMPHIEDNSISLILYGDVPLIKKSTLADLIHKAQQSGLSLLSVILDNPTGYGRIIRKDKQIQAIVEQKDATNTQLNINEVNTGIMAVHSQLLKQYLSKINSSNAQGELYLTDIIACAITDGQIVSSIISKNKFEIAGVNDKVQLAELERIFQINQATQFMQQGLSLKDPNRFDCRGVFTFGKDCEIDINALIEGEVVLGDNTIIAPNCIIKNSKIGNCISILSNCVIEDCVIEDGATIGPFARIRPNTHIKTYAKIGNFVEVKKSIIGENTNVSHLSYIGDAIIGKNVNISAGVITCNYDGINKHQTIIGDGAFIGSDSQLVAPIKIGKNATIGAGSTITKAAPDNQLSLSRTKQISLKNWQRPTKK
- the trpB gene encoding tryptophan synthase subunit beta, which gives rise to MSSYNLPDDKGHFEQYGGIFTAETLMIAVTELKDAYAKFKDDEDFIREFEQDLKHYVGRETPLYHAQNLSKKLDGAQIYLKREDLNHTGAHKINNTIGQALLAKRMGKTRIIAETGAGQHGVATATVAARLGLECVVYMGEVDVARQALNVFRMKLLGATVIPVTLGSKTLKDSINEAMRDWVTNIDDTFYIIGTVVGPHPYPMMVRDFQSIIGKETKVQFAAQVGGLPDVLVACVGGGSNAIGLFHAFIDDASVEIYGVEAAGYGLEKGPTAHSAPLCAGSVGVLHGNRTYLMEDENGQIIEGHSISAGLDYPGVGPEHAYLKDSGRARYVAITDKEALEAFHVLTKVEGILPALESSHAVAYGIKLAKELGKDKHIIINLSGRGDKDIHTIAQIEGIEF
- a CDS encoding phosphoribosylanthranilate isomerase: MKIKVCGFTNADNANQATILGIDAIGLVFYDKSPRCVDIETAIDIVSVLPPFVNRVGLFVNADAYFIDEVLCEVPLDTLQFHGDESAHECAQYAMPFIRALRVNEHTNITKMADEYHQASGLLLDTFNKNIYGGTGEHFDWHLAKVDINLPIILAGGISPNTVADAIDQVHPYAVDVSSGVESEKGIKDINKIKQFMQKANL
- the topA gene encoding type I DNA topoisomerase; its protein translation is MEKNLVIVESPAKAKTIEKFLGKGFSVKSSIGHIRDMPKKNMGIDIENNFAPTYEITTDKKKVVADLRKAVKAAEKVYLATDEDREGEAIAWHLLEALNLPKDTPRIVFHEITESAITHAIVEPRTVDYQLVDAQQARRIIDRLVGFEISPVLWRKISGARSAGRVQSPVMRLVVEREREISQHITNSTYKVKAELTSEGGGLFEVKLSKEFESKKKVLDFINAFLSANLTVTSIEKKSYKRSPKPPFITSTLQQEASQKLGFSVKQTMTLAQNLYREGFITYMRTDSFTLSEIAIDVTGQIIVKEFGSEYHHIRRYKTKDTSAQKAHEAIRPTNLTKPSIFGIEDQAAKLYSLIYKRTLACQMSDAQLQKTQIKINISGLDEKFLANDEILTFPGFLRVYDYFSSENKLLPDLNKEDMLSLASFKARESFSRAKPRYTEASLVKKIEEMGIGRPSTFATMVSTVQDRNYVTKETREGVERGYQLIEIKDNQIIQSQPSEVTGAEKNKLFPTNVAYLLTDFLVKYFNNIIDYEFTAKLENDFDAIATQNISWQGVVKNFYTPFHKKIEDAADISREETHGMRELGTDPKSGKLVSVRFGRYGAFAQIGHKDDEDKPIFASLRDSLDIESITLDEALELFNMPRTVGETDDFGTIKANYGRFGPYIEYDKKYVSLKEDIPEKVSLEKALELIAYKEKFDAERIIKTFDDSNIKVLKGRFGPYIWNGKKKGKGQKNITIKKVFGNKNPVDLTLKECKKAVSGKIKAKAKPRKKKKVIKK